A window of Zalophus californianus isolate mZalCal1 chromosome 17, mZalCal1.pri.v2, whole genome shotgun sequence genomic DNA:
tggggaggcaggtgggtgaATTGGGAGAGGAGGGCGTGACTTCAATGGAAGGGACCGCCCCAGACCCGAGAAAggatgggggagaaggggagcGATGAAGAGaccacggcgggggggggggggcggggaggagcgcAGCGTTTTTCATTCAAAGCTGAAAAGGACCATTCATTAGGCACAGGAGAGATGATGGGGCCGAGGCAGGTGTGAAGGCGGCGGCAGGAGCTGAGGGCCACCTGGAGTGTAGGAAGAAACCACGCCCCACCGCAGGGGGTGTGTAAGGAGGGTGGGATAGAGGATTGCACGCTGCCCTACCCAGCGAGCCGGCGTGCTGGTGGGCGAAAGGATCCGAAGGGCTTGGAGAGACGACCCCAGGCTTACAGGAGGGAGATTCAAACCCCTGGCACTGGGGGAGAGGAAGGTGGGGGAAAAGCACCTTTTAGGGGGTGATGAGGAAAATCCTTGGATTGGGTTGGGAGAGACCACCACTTGGTCGCGAGGGGGAAGACCACGGAGACTAGAAGAGACCACTGCAGCCAAGACGTGGGGGGCAGCAAGAGACCACCTTAAAGGATATGGGTGTTgcagggtggggttgggggtggccTCCCAGGGTTTGTTGGAAGGGATTTGGAAGGTGCAGGGGGAGGGCGAAGGTGGAGAAGGCTGGGAGAGACCATTTCGCACAAGCCTAGGCAGGGCCTTTGGAAGATGGCAGTGGGGCGGGGCACAAGGGACCCGGTCAGGCAGGCACCTGGGCTTGGCAATGGGGAGCTGCAAGAAGCCATCAAGGCAGACTGGGGGCTATGGTAACGGGGCGGGTGGCGGGGGCGCCACTTTATAAACTACCCCAGGCAAATAAAGGGGCATGGCTTTGGGGCGCTGGAAGAGACCATCCAAGGCAGTCGCGGGGGTGTGGGAAGTGCAGGGTTGGGAGACCCCCCCTCTCACCGAGGCCGGGGTCCGCGCTGGAGTGGGGTCAGCGGGCGCTGCGGgagccctcccttccttctccccatcctTCAGAGGGCCATCACGCTCTGAACACCTACAAGGGCTGCATGAAGTACAGCGACTGCTACTCGGGATTCGTGTCCACCACGATGGGCCCCAAGGACTACATGGTGTCCAACACCCTCTGCTGCCAGAGTGATGGCTGTAACCGTGGCTCCGTGCCCCGTGAGTGCCGGCTCAGCCCCGCATCGGGACTCGCTTCTTCCAGCCACCCCCAGAGCCCGCTCTGTGTGCCCCGGCCTGCCTCTGCCTGGTGCTCAGACACTGCCCAACTTGCTTGCCGTGCCCCTCAGTTTGCTTACCTGGAAAGGCAGTGTCCCTTCGCAGCCcatgtccctccccccacccccaccccggggggtTGTTGTGAGGTGAGGGAAGGCTTTCATCTCCGCACCTTACACTGCACCCTCATCCCCAGCTCCCCAGAACAATCGCACTGAGAACGGTCTCCAGTGCCCAGCCTGCATCGTGCCCTTTCAGGAGACATGCCCTGGGACCCAGGCAGCCCGCTGTGTTGGCCAGGAAACCCACTGCGTCTACTTCGCTGGCAACGTGCAGGCTGGTGAGGGGAACCTGGATCTCTAGAGGAGGGGACAGGGCCCCAGAACTGGAAGCCCATACTGCCAGGTTCTAGGGGAGATGGTAGCTCCAGGGAACTGGGTGAGGACATGCGGAGTGGAGCagtgtggggggtggtggtggtggtgagaagaCCCCTGGGTGGTGAGGAAGGCGGGGGCAGGGGCCGACTCCATTCTGAAATCCCCTTCCCAGGTCTCATCAACCCCAAATTTGCCACTCGGGGCTGTGCTACAGAGAGTGCCTGCTATGCCAAGGCTGGGGCCCAGGTGCCTTCAGCCTCCTATCTCTACTTCCTCCGCCGAGCAGACTGCcttccagccccccagccccctggcaggGCGGAGTGAAGAACTGAGGCATATGTGGCTTGAGGTCTCCATTTGTCCTCAGCCTACACCTCCCCATGTGCGTATACATTAAACAGGTTAACAAAGCAAGCCTGAGTTCTTGTGATATGATGCATCTCAGGAAGGTAGGGTGCAGAAAGCAAGGGTCTTAACCCTTGGGAACTTCCTCTTtgcaaggaagggagagaagaccCTACTGTTTATTAAAGGAATGCTCCCTGCTGGGCTGCTGTGCAGAGTGTTCTCCATGCTGTACCTCATTTCAGAATCCCAACAACTCTGTGAAGTGCatattatgatccccattttacagatgaacaaactgaggccACAGGTTGTGGTCACTTCCCTTGGGTCAAACCACTAGGGAGGGGCAGACCCCGAGTCCATGATCACTTATGACTAACCTCTCCCTCTTTTTGCCTGTCTTCACGTCTGCAAAATGTGGATGGTAATAGTTATAACCTCGTTGGGTTGTTGtgtcaaatgaaagaaaactgcAAAAGCACTTGGTGCGGTGCCTATCACCTGTAAGACAATGTTGGTTCTAGAGACAATATGTCTGTACATGGTAATCATCATAAGAGCTGCCACTCAATGAGTGGCCATTTCTTGGAAGGCGCTAAACACTCTCCTCTATCAGATTATGCTACAGGAACGAGCAAGTCCCTAATCTCAGTGGTTTAAGGCAACAACGTTGTATTAGTCGactaatgctgtgtaacaaaccatcccCAAACTGAACCATCACAACAAGCATTCTTCTTTCTGAGGGTTTGTGGGTGGCTGGCTCTGCATTAGCTGGTTTGGCTCCAGTTTGGGAGGAGGATTCAAGTTCTGGGATCAGTGGCTAACGTTCTTACAGCAGATCACAAGAGCACAAGAGCCCAAGTGCATTAAAAGCCCCTACTGAGGTCCAGTGTGCTAACATTCCACTGAGTCAAGTAAATCATATGGTCAAAGCCAACATCAACTGAGCAAGGAAGGGTGCTCCCTTTCCAGTGTGAGGGAGGAGAGCAGTATTTGCTGAACAAGTCCCCATTCACAAATAGTCGATTCTTCCCTCACCCTACATGTCCGGCACCATTCACAGGGTGTTCTGCTCATCACAATCGTGGAGCAGCCACCAACTCGAACATTGCTGTGTACAGGAAAAAGCACAGGGATGTCTCATGTGGGTGATTAAATGCTGTGACCCAGAAGTGACTTGACATAACTCATGGGACGGAGCTAGTCGCATGGTCCACCAAACCCAACAggcttggggggggtggggcagctaGGAAGTGCAATCCTGCTCGGTGACATTGACCATGGATGTGTTTCGTAAACAGCACGAATGGCTGCCAGGGCCTCCTAGCAGAGAGTATCATTTTACCTTCATGACAACTCCCTCTGATAGGCACTGTTATTCTCAGCCCTGTTTTCagaagaacctgaggctcagaggagggaTGTTACATTGGAGTTCATGCAACTACAAAGCGGCAGAGCTTAAGATTTTAATCATTGCGTCACGTCCAGGGGGAAAAAGGACCACAGCACACAGAGCGGGAACAAGCCTATATCCGTTATCTTTGGCTGTATCTgtaaccaccccaaaacttagtcaCTTAGAACACTCAATCCCCTTTTATTTAGCTCATGATTCTGCCAGGCCGCAGTTTGGTCTGGGATCAGCCGGGTGGCTCTTCTGCTGGGTTCAGCTTGTCAGCTAGGCAGCTCTGCTTCAGAGGGTTGGCTGGCTGTAGCTTGGGGTGTCAAGACTGACTGGGCCACATGCCTCTACTCACCCAGCAGGTTAGCCTGGACTTCTTGGCGTGGCAGGGGTTCCAAGGGCAGCGAGAGAGGAAGCCCTAATATGTGAGCACTTTTCAAGCGTCTACTTGTATGGTGTTTGCTGTTTGTTGTTCCTGTGGCCAGGCAAATCACGCGGCCAGCTCTACAGCCAGAAGGGACTCTCCAAGAACACAGAGAGGCATTAATGGGCCAAGCTGCTTCCAGGGCTGGGATGCTTTACTGTCACAAGCCCCTAAGGTCTAAATGTCACTTTTCCACCTGCAtctaccctccccctccccactgccggGAGTCTCTGGATTCCAGCTCAAGGGGTTCTTTCCCAAACAGACCCTCACCACCCAGCACTCCTCTCCCAGGACCCAGGAGTCCCCACCGTTGGTCTCTTCTTCCTTCAGACCCAGTACTATCTccagccccttccttccccagactGAAGCAAAATCCCAAGCATCTTCCCCTTCAAATCCtcaaagaagagacacagagtgGGATTTCTACACATTTTTATTCACTCCTTCAAAAAGCACCGCAGGCCAACCACACCTTTGATTAGCCCTCCCAGGTTCCCCACCCTAGTGGATACGAGTCTCTTCATCATTATCCAGAAATGTATGAAATTCGGCTAAGGCGATGAGATCATCTCTGGCAACGGCAGGGCCAAGACTTAGCATCCATTTCCTTGAATTCTTGCCTTCGAGGGTCTTCCAGCCTGGAAGTACGATGTCGACACACCCCGGGGGCAGCCAGCAATCAGTTCTCAAGGGAGTCTTAAGTCTTTCTGCTTGGATGCTCCCAGAGACAGATGCCTGGCTAGCAATGTGATGCCTCCCATCAAAAGTCATAATTTAAAAGACAACCCCCCCCAATTAGTCACAACACCCAAGAGTGTCAATACACAACGACAGAAACACAATCAGCACTCCCCAGCAAAGACACAGGCAAACAAAATTGGGTTTTGCTTTCTCAGATATGATCTCTGGCACGACCCTCGTTGGCATGAGGGCAGAGGGAATTTGGAGCAGGGCAGCATGGGGTAGAGGTGTCAGGCAAGACCAAATCCGAGATGGCGTGAAAAGtggcagagacagaggagggCACTGTGAGCAAAGGCATGGGCGTGAGACAGAGGTGCCCAGACTAGAGCTGTCTGGGTGCTGCCTGGGGCCCAGGGCATAGGCAACAAGACTTATGGCGGAGCTCCCCAGGGGCCAAGCTTCTCCCAAGGGCTACAGCGTGAGCTGacgggttgtgtgtgtgtgtgtgtgtgtgtgtgtgtgtgtgtgtgtgtgtgaagatgcatgtacatacatacatacatattcttACAATTACCCTGTGAGGTAGATGCCATTTGCTGAGTGACTTCCCCAAGGTTACCCCAATGTCTGGAGGACTGTCTGACCCTAGAGCTGTGCCAATAGGATTTCCCGTGATAATGGGAGCGTCCTAGGTCTGTGCTGTCCAACGCTCTAGCCACACATCACAGGTGGCTACTGAGCCCTTGAAACGTGGTTAGTGTTAACTGGGAAGTGGAGTTTTAAACTTTATTCACTTTTAGTTGAAAATGGATACACACCTCAGTTATTGGGAAACTGGTCAATATAATCGGGACAACTTGGGTAAAGGAATCGATTTCTCCACCGACAAATTTTTCGGAAAGTTAAATAGAGGTACTTCTGATGAAAATTTATCATCTGAAGGCGATGTACGCTaagtgtaaaatatctcattcttttctcgattgattacatgttgaaataatattttggatttaCTGGGTTACATAAAACATAACTAGCTTCACTCTGTctccttttaccttttttaatgtggctgctGGGACATTTCAAGTTACAGATGCGGCTCACATTCCGTTTGTCGGACAGCACTGCTGGGcgcctctcccacttccccacgTGTTGTACTGGATATTACAGA
This region includes:
- the LOC113935761 gene encoding phospholipase A2 inhibitor and Ly6/PLAUR domain-containing protein, producing the protein MRTPMKPGTFLLAFTLLCTLLGLGCPLSCEVCRGSGPTCSGKMKACEAGKDACVVIVGESSTKGHHALNTYKGCMKYSDCYSGFVSTTMGPKDYMVSNTLCCQSDGCNRGSVPPPQNNRTENGLQCPACIVPFQETCPGTQAARCVGQETHCVYFAGNVQAGLINPKFATRGCATESACYAKAGAQVPSASYLYFLRRADCLPAPQPPGRAE